The following is a genomic window from Candidatus Moraniibacteriota bacterium.
ATTTCATCGGCGCGATACTCGAATAATACCGCTATGTCTCAAGGAAAAGGATCGAGGGACACCCTGGTAATTTTTCTGGGACTTGCCTTGGTCGCCATCATTGGATCATGGTCGTTCATTCGCTTCGCAAGAGATCAGTCCTCGAGTCAGAACCAGCCTGACAGCTCCGCCCGACAGAAAACGGCAACCGACCTCCGCACCATCTCACTGCAGACACTCCAAGACATTGTTCTGGAAAAGCAATCCGACAAAGACGTACGCATTGTCGATATGCGCCCGACATCACTCTGGGCGGACGAGCATATCATCGGCTCCGAGAACCTGATGTTGGAAGATGCGGAACAAAATTTCCACCCGACCGACGCCGAGAAATCACAGAATTGGATCATCGTCGCCCCAAGCACCTCCGCCGCCGGACAGCTTGTCGCACTCTTCCGCGCGCGCGGCATCCCCGACGATCGCATCTCGGTATTCGACGGCACCTACGAATCATGGAAAGAGAAAACCGGTCTTGTCGT
Proteins encoded in this region:
- a CDS encoding rhodanese-like domain-containing protein, which codes for MSQGKGSRDTLVIFLGLALVAIIGSWSFIRFARDQSSSQNQPDSSARQKTATDLRTISLQTLQDIVLEKQSDKDVRIVDMRPTSLWADEHIIGSENLMLEDAEQNFHPTDAEKSQNWIIVAPSTSAAGQLVALFRARGIPDDRISVFDGTYESWKEKTGLVVHRADPTSALDVTKITLVSPEEAKERIGRGGQWFILDTRSPDLFAGGHIAGATNIPFAEIETRRRIIPSTASILVYGANDRESFAGGVLLFDLGFFNTITLSSGFDEWKTKNLPVGK